Genomic segment of Cryptococcus depauperatus CBS 7841 chromosome 8, complete sequence:
aaaatGCCACCCTGTAATCTCCCGCACATTCTCTCAGTTTCTCTCTGAACCCTCCTGAGGATCAAAGCCGCTTTTCTCCTTGCGTCCAGCATCTCTGGAGTTGTTACCAATGCCTCTCCATCAAGGCCAGCGCTACTCCTAGACTCTGTCCATTCCTGGAGAAGCTCAAGGGACCAGCAAGCCTCTGCAAGAGATGCTGGGataagagaagaaggcattACGAATTGTACGTCATGAGAGGAAACCGGCCAAATTTCTCCTGAAGaacgaagaaaaagaagacgaggcCGACCGCCAACAAGAATAGAAGCTAGAATAAGGCCAAGCGAAACCTGGCCTGATCTGTACACCGATTAGAATTTGATATCAGCCCTAAAGCACAAAACGCACCTGCGACATTCTACCACCCGACCATTTTCTAATCCAGTTAGATTCTCTCCAAGCTCCACAGATCCCCAGTCTAGGCCAACTTCTCCATCCACATCATTAGCAAAGTAAGCCCTTCGCTCGTTACTCTGTCCCACTGCTATGTCAAACTGTATACGAGGTGGtatttcaatcttttgttgtttcGACAATTTTTGGGCTACAGTGGCTCTGCTAGATTGCGATAAATCCTCGGTAGCAATACAATCCAACAACTCTCTGACTCCGGCTtctgatgttgaaggtTGTAGTTGGCGGGCATCACTGAGACGAGCTGTTGAGTGGACGGCTCTGCGAATGAACCTTAAAGATGAAGTTATCGATCTCACCCCAGCGACAACCTTCATTATTCTTGTGGTCTGTCCCAAAAAAAATTAGTTAGAAATAAAGAAATaatttttttatttacaATATTGAAATgcaaaaaataaagaataTGAATTTGGGTTTCTATTCAAAATACCCAAAATCATCCTTTTTGGGCTTAAATCCCATTTTATCAATTGAGCATATTTCCCAGATTTTATTATTCCTTTATCAAACAATTTAAcaattctttttatttcattatttcatctttctcttccaaattTTAATCTGCCGGCCATGTCCTTCTTGCACATCGTCTGGGTGGCCATAGTCATTGCAGCGGTCGGCGCTGTGGGCTGGTTCATTATGCCCAAGGGAAAGAACCAAACGTAAGTATGCAAGGACAAAGCAGTGAAGACCACAGCTGACCCTCAGCTCAAGTTTATTCAGATCAAGTCTCTTGCTCACATTAACCTGCTGCTATTTGATGTAAGGTCTTTTATCGCTGGCCAAAGCCATGGTTAGCTAATGTCAAGAAAGGTGGGCTGTCACTTACTTGTGTCAGCTACATCCCCTTATTAGTACGTTTTGGCTATCAGCATTGTGCCGTTGAGGCGAATTTAACTTTGTGGGATTTGACTGACATAACCTCAGCACCCCGGCGCTCAGATCTGAAAACAGAATACTAGACATGTCGTATCGACAAATGCATTGTTGTACAAATCTAACGCGCTAAAATGCAACACCAATCCCAAACGTGTTTCTCCATgattttctcttgtcttttccaCCAGGAGTGATCAATCCTGAATCAGAAAAGCTGACTTGGACATGGCCATTTGCAGGTTCCGTCCGCGGCTGGTTGACTATGATTTCAGGCGGAGCAGCAGAAACGTTGGTCGATCTTGTTCGCGATAAAAATCGAGCTTTTTTGgacaaaaaaaatgtcCACAAAAATGGTATTGAACCGACAATGATGATAAGAATGAGACAAACAGGCAAAAAGGGCAATACTGTTGTACGGATTAGTCCCATCCCAGACTGTTGATGGCAAAACTCAcagtatgaaagagaacCTATCTGGAACACCAGCCCCACTTCGCCAGCTTGGATGTCATCCCAATCTCCATAGGCTTTGCTCACTTCACTCAGCTCAATCATGGCACCCCCGCCTACACCTAGCGCAGCTAGTATCAAACAGAAGAAGGCGGGATGTGGCCCAGACCCCCACTTTACCCTTACAAtccctttcttttccttgccttcctcttcatcgtaGACGAGGTGTCGTACCGAGTCGCTATCTCCAGGATAATTGGGCATATGCGGAGCCGCCTCAAGGCGAGGCTTGCGACGGAGAATattgatggagaatggGAGGCGCCATGTGATTAGACCtagaagaaagacgatACTCGCAAGCAGGGATAGTATACCAGACACTAAAAGTAAGATCGGACAGGAAGGGGCAGTtggaagagcaaaaagCGTCATACCCAACGAAAGGGGTAAAAAGGCAGCATCTATACAAAACGTGAGCACGAACTCATTGCGGGCGAAGCTATAACTCACGATATGCTGCTTTAGAAGAGGATGTACATGTTATGGAATCATTGGGACTGATTTTTGAGCAGATTTCTGGAGCTAGAATGAGCTCATTTCTCACAGGTCTACTATGTCACTCACGAAGAGCCCCAACGTATATACTCGGGCCCTCGAGACCCAGCCATCTCTCCAAAGTCACATTCCCCGACTGCACAATAGCTTCCTTAATTTCATCGGCGTGTACGGGAGCATGTTCGTGTGCTGATATCTTGACAGGCACAGGAAGTTTGCTGAAAGGTATCaattgctgctgctgcccGCTAGGCTGGATAGTAAAAAATGTCATTCCATGATGCTTGATTGTGGGTAGTaaaagagggaaaagcGTGAAAGCCAGGGTGACAAAGAGTAATGGAGGCAGTACGcatcttgtcaacaacACCACCCATCTAGGTGGAGCGTAATCTCGGTCCTCAAAGCTATCCTGTTGCTCTGCAAGGGTTACTTTGGGCATCTGTGTCTTTTGATTGACTTTGGTATGGGACGGTTCATGAGGCCTTGACAGTCTTACGATCCGCattttatcatttctctttgcGTATGCTGATGCGTGCTTTCAAAGCTCTTTGATTTGCTTCATGCACATATGTGAAACCATTGGCCACATCTCATATTGATACATTGCTCTACGGATTTGGCTTTGCTCAAGAAAATGAACAAGGGATTAAGTGACAATGGTACAaaaatctttcttttgtgtCCAACGGAGAGGTCCTTTGGATGTCCGCCTGAAGAAAGGAGACATATGAGATTGGGAAAGGACATCGGGTTCATCTGAACGATAATGACAGAGCTACAAAAGTATTCGCGTCGATATCTGAGGTAAGTGGAACCATGGTAGTTCTACCACTCTgaatctttttgatcttgtaCTGATGATACCATAGTAGACAGAAATGGGTGCACGTTGTAAATCCAAAAAATTCCATTGCATTTTAGACCGGTGAAATGAGGCTTGCATTTAACTGAAATCTCATGTAACCTTTTAACTTTTTATCTGCCTATTTAGAGCTCGTTACGCTCGCCAAGGCTGTCTAATAGCCATACACAGCCGTTgtcatcttcaaatccCAATATCCTAAAATCGACCGTAATCTGCCAGCACCTACTACAATTCTTCGAATCCTTTCTGCTCTTATCAAACCCATACCCAGTAACTCTCCTCTAATACTCATAAGGATAGGGGTGGGTAAAATTGGTCGAATATCCTTCTGGACGAAAGTCGACAGCATCTGCTGCTGTACCGTTTTTTGCTTGCACAGTACATATACGCAGGTATTCCTGGAAGAAACCCCGTCAGTTATCTTGCAAGCGTCAATCGAACCATTTATTACACTGAGATTATCCTTGACAGGAAGAGGCGTCCACTCGCAATGGGAACAGATGCCCACTGACTGAGCTATTGCATCTGACCCGAGTGagtcatcttttttctgtCCTTGACAGAGACAGGCCACAAACTCATTAGCCAGGCTGTAATCATATTGATTCCAGCTGACTGTTAATAATGTCAGCAGGTGCACCTAcaacatctcttcttctagCCTTGTCATAATCTACTACTTGATATGCGCCAGCAAACAAACGAAAACTTACATCTAGCAGGATACGCCTCTGTACAATGCTTCAGTACCAAGGACCAGTCTGTACAGGCCATCAAACAGGTCTCTGTTTCACGGCCGGCCTTGACACACGGCAAAGCTAAAGCCGCAACAATCGTCAAGAAGTGTATGGTTATTAACTGTAGAGGGGTTGTCGATGTCATTCAAAAAACAAATAGAAATTTGAGGATACACTGATGGGTATTAGTCCATGCTTTTCCAGACTATCACATTTTTAAAGGTTAATACTTTAAGCCAAGCATAGTTCCGAGAGCATGTTTGAAATCCATCAGGTGCTGTGCATCATTACCTAAAGTCAACAGAATGGCAATCAAAGTTTCTCTTATTCCTAATGATATTCTGCTCAAATAGCCAAGTTTGCCAAGTGCCAAGGACTAAATAGCAATGCCAATATTCAACAAGAAATTTGCTGTTAGCTTGTCAAGAGATTCCTTTTTATCTGAGCAGGAAAACACATAAGCTTGGCGGCTTGTCAAAacgaaaagagaagaaaaattTCCTGCTTTTGATCTTGGATTCTTTCTTGGAAGCATGTCGGTTATAAGAGTTGCCAACAgttcttttttcttatttgCTTCAACTTTACAACTTCACATTCAACTTATGCTCGGCACATGTTTGTAGGAACAGATAACCTGGCACTGCATGCTATAAGGTTATAAACGGGACAGCAAATCAAGGTAGACCACCCAAAACGACACATATGTTCTAGCAATTGTTTATAATCAAGCCATGCCAAGAGACCCATCATCACCAATATTCTAGATTCTAAGATTATAGCAAGATGCCAAACATCTTGTCAGATTATAGCAGGATGTAGACATtttaaagaagaaagacacCCAAAACAAAGACCGATAATATAGTACTGAACCATATTCCTGTAGTCCTAGAGAAGGTCTCAAAGCCAGCATTAACAGCATTTTTGGAAGCATCATTTGAAGTTTCGTATCCAACTGGGCGAAATTCGGTAGCATTAGACGATGTGCCATTAGCTCCCTGAACAGCACATAGTTTCATAAAGTCCTGCATATCACCGTCAGCATCTACCGACGACCAAGCTGCTCCAGCAGATACAAGCACTCACTTGCAAGTTCCTCTTTATAAGCGGAGGGGTTGTGGGACAAGTTGAGCAGATCCCAGCCGACTGGTTGATGGTCTCATTCCCAAAAGTGCCATCCTTATTGGATCCTTGACACAGACAGCTCACAAAGTCATTCATATACGAGCTGTTGAATTGCTGGTCTGTAGATTCCGAAAGTCAGTCGCTCTGTGGACGGTGACGAGGGAGTGGTAACCTACTAAAGTCTGAGAAATGGCTCCTACAAAATCCCAACGTAATTGACCAGTGTGAACAAGCTGAAAGACAGGATTCATCTTCCGCTGCTGCCAATGCTTTATATAACATTGGGTGGtcaagaaaagtggaggcaaaagTGACAAATAACagaaaagtgatgacgCGTAACATTATCTTTGTTGAATTTATTTAAAACTTgaatttgttgatttgGATGTGGTTATaaacttttcttcaaacGATAGTTGTTGAGGAATACGGAGGCGTCGGTGAGCCCTACTATCGTCTCATGGACTATAATAAGAATCACAGTAGTGGGAGGAGAACAAAGGCAGGAAGAACAATCACATCTCATTGACCGATATATATTGACAAtaccttctctttctccgAACCATTACGATATCCCTAGCTGACATGCTTTGATGTCTAACGGGATGGTAGGACGCCTCATGTCAAAGGATCAAAAGGCTGATTCAAACTCCACACCCTGTCCATCGTCTTTTGTTCTCTACATTGTCATCAAGATTCTAGGTCCTTAATAGGTAGCCTATGACGAGGACGCTAATGGCGAATGGATAATGTTTGGTCGATGGCGGTAGCGAATGCTGCTTGCAAGTCATCCATGATGCTTGGCAATATTGAGTATCTTAGAGAAGAGGCAAGATTTCATGGGAAAAGTCTTCCTACGGATGCCACTCCTTTCACCATGTACAAGGGGTTTGAAAGGGTTGCGTGGACTATGACGAACACAGCATCATTCTTGGTGATGGTCGAATGGCCATAGACTCGATAACGGTCGGCGCGAGAAGGTAGTCCTTGAGATTCGCGGACGCCTCGCTTCCGCGGTGCTTTTTGTGGATGGTCTGATTTCGCTTCATTTTTCTGCCTTGTATCGCTAATAGTGAGTGCAATAATCCTTGAATCTGGACTGTTTGTAAGCTCATTGGGCTATTCTGCACTTGTAAGAATAGGAGCAAGTATATGTTTTCAAACGAGGGACCAAAAATCACTAATTAGCATCTAGGTGTTGCTGCTAGCTGGTCCGTTAAAAATATTCATGTGCAAACGATACCCATGGTATTGGCTGCTATCAGTGAATCAAGAGTAGCTGTGAGCCGTATCTCTGAATTATTCGAAGTGTGCTTGAGGAGCTAGGAGGTGATCTGGAGATCCAGTGGAGATGCTGAATCCAAGTCAGATTCCAAAAGGGATAAAGTAGGAACGACgagtaaaaaaaaatcatttGAACTTTTATTAATCTGACCATTCCTCGCGGTTTGAGAACGATTGGCTACACAATGAGTGTACTGATATTCATGAAGGCTCTCTTGTTTGTATAGTTGGTACAGTAATGAACGGCAAGGCTGCTTTACTTTTAGGTCTAATAAacgagatgaagagaagaagtgatATTTGGGGGCGACGTTGGCAAGAAAGAGCTTCCATGAAATCTCCTTTATTGAAGTCTATCAAATTCCGTTTCTCAGCATGTATGGAATTAGGCTCGGAACGGGGTTATGAAAAGACCTACCTCCTGGCATGATTGTACACCGGTATATATTATCCAACGATAGTCGAAAGTGATGTTCCAACAGTGATATAGCCCGGGCGTATTATTAACCGTCTGTCTAAAGGTGAGTCAATTTATTTTCATGTTACAAGTTACAAGAGGTCGCCTAATCACCTTactgatgttgatgagaggTATCTCATATGGACCTTTTACGGAATGATCACAAGTGATATCCAGCGGATCTCTTGCCTGAGAAAAAAGTTATCTCTATTCAGATCGTTCTGCGAGACAAAGATATATATTACTTTGCTCTCTTATTCATGAAAGAACTGAGGCGAGTCTTCTCCTAGGGCCTACTTTGGGCCTATCTTCTTCATACTCGAGAGCaaaacaagagaaggaagatgttCAATGGTGGTACAAGAA
This window contains:
- a CDS encoding V-type proton ATPase subunit E; the encoded protein is MSFLHIVWVAIVIAAVGAVGWFIMPKGKNQTLFRSSLLLTLTCCYLMWAVTYLCQLHPLITPRRSDLKTEY